From the genome of Eucalyptus grandis isolate ANBG69807.140 chromosome 2, ASM1654582v1, whole genome shotgun sequence, one region includes:
- the LOC120290287 gene encoding serine carboxypeptidase-like 51 has product MQLDLICATKGTEAWVEKLKWEGLETFLSMERTPLYCGTESATKGFKRSYKNLHFYWILGAGHFVPVDQPCVSLDMVTAITQSPAST; this is encoded by the exons ATGCAGCTTGATCTAATCTGTGCAACTAAGGGGACTGAAGCATGGGTTGAGAAGCTCAa GTGGGAAGGACTCGAGACGTTTTTAAGCATGGAGAGGACTCCTTTGTATTGTGGGACAGAAAGTGCCACAAAGGGGTTCAAGAGATCATATAAGAACTTGCACTTTTACTGGATTCTTGGCGCAGGCCACTTT GTTCCAGTGGATCAACCCTGCGTATCACTGGACATGGTCACTGCCATCACACAGTCACCTGCTTCTACCTGA